One genomic window of Fusarium keratoplasticum isolate Fu6.1 chromosome 3, whole genome shotgun sequence includes the following:
- a CDS encoding Tim44 domain-containing protein, translating into MPASSTMALRPGALRRGVMGTVGVQFSRYSSIPSRAKMVREMEKTARQESKKMEAESMSVMQKRANDEYFRSGGGPLFPGTFVPLPLSRYPGGTNFFRYSWYRLRQWGIETLSVLQFKLKSMPDWTTRPKWKAARGKIAPTAKVMYTEMLTAFAAGDKAAINSLCLGQFAKKLTAAIDRRNPTERTSFELVKFNKTLFYPRVVAHQVHAVNPYDKDNSTEQAVIAIASTQRASKYKKSTGELIPGSTKVQEKIEYVALSRQVNEKTYQSGSWRIWGTVPATTLEAYLEEQAWINVEQAKRAGWTGPTKK; encoded by the exons ATGCCtgcctcgtcgacgatggcgcTGCGCCCAGGCGCCCTGAGAAGGGGCGTCATGGGCACGGTGGGTGTGCAGTTTTCGCGGTACTCGTCCATACCCTCgagggcaaagatggtgcgggagatggagaagactGCCCGTCAAGAGtcgaagaagatggaagccGAGTCAATGTCTGTTATGCAGAAGAGAGCGAATGATGAGTACTTTAGGTCAGGAGGAGGGCCTCTGTTTCCTG GCACCTTcgtccccctccccctctctCGATACCCCGGCGGCACCAACTTCTTCCGTTACTCGTGGTACCGCCTGCGTCAATGGGGCATTGAGACACTCTCCGTGCTCCAATTCAAGCTCAAGTCCATGCCCGACTGGACGACCCGACCCAAGTGGAAGGCCGCCCGCGGCAAGATCgcaccaacagccaaggtcaTGTACACCGAGATGCTCACGGCCTTTGCGGCCGGTGACAAGGCTGCTATCAACTCTCTCTGCCTCGGCCAGTTCGCAAAGAAGCTCACTGCCGCCATCGACCGCCGCAACCCTACCGAGCGCACCTCGTTcgagctcgtcaagttcAACAAGACTCTCTTCTACCCTCGTGTCGTCGCCCACCAGGTGCACGCGGTGAACCCGTACGACAAGGACAACTCGACCGAGCAGGCCGTCATTGCGATTGCGTCGACGCAGCGAGCGTCAAAGTACAAGAAGTCTACTGGGGAGCTGATCCCGGGAAGCACAAAGGTGCAGGAGAAGATTGAATACGTGGCTCTGTCGAGGCAGGTCAACGAGAAGACCTATCAGTCTGGATCTTGGCGTATATGGGGCACAGTCCCTGCTACGACTCTTGAGGCGTATTTGGAGGAGCAGGCTTGGATCAACGTGGAGCAGGCCAAGCGGGCGGGATGGACTGGACCAACCAAAAAGTaa
- a CDS encoding CIA30 domain-containing protein, producing the protein MRATQTLLSRSFFGRSMDELRRRTQIAVSFEAIKGATKPKPLYDFNTSDNVRDCIVMTDKTIGGFSDSNFEYATSTNPKSPSSYARFYGSISTRLPADKPNIQRTGFAGFRTPDQRPTVFGRSMWDIDPFLYLALRVKSDGRSYFVNLQTESVEPSDLHQHRLFAKRPGQWETVLIKWNDFVRTNHGFVVEPQTEMLRQKVLSVGVGLTDRVEGPFELCIEKVWATNDVSEADAGAPTVEAPAKGTPAEGGLRNRKGEKVRW; encoded by the exons ATGAGAGCGACGCAAACTCTcctctcgaggagcttcttcgGGCGAAGCATGGATGAGCTGCGGCGACGAACACAGATCG CCGTCTccttcgaggccatcaagggcGCCACGAAACCCAAGCCCCTCTACGACTTCAACACCTCCGACAACGTCCGCGACTGCATCGTCATGACCGACAAGACCATCGGTGGCTTCTCCGACAGCAACTTCGAATACGCAACATCCACCAACCCGAAATCTCCCTCCTCCTACGCCCGCTTCTACGGCTCCATCTCTACACGCCTCCCCGCCGACAAACCCAACATCCAGCGCACCGGGTTCGCCGGCTTCCGAACTCCCGATCAGCGACCTACGGTGTTTGGTCGATCGATGTGGGACATTGATCCCTTTCTCTACCTTGCGCTGCGAGTCAAGTCAGATGGCCGCAGTTACTTTGTCAACCTACAAACCGAGAGTGTGGAACCGTCAGATCTACACCAGCACCGATTGTTCGCCAAGAGGCCAGGTCAATGGGAAACGGTGCTCATCAAGTGGAACGACTTTGTACGAACGAATCATGGATTCGTTGTAGAGCCTCAGACTGAGATGCTGAGGCAAAAAGTCCTGAGTGTGGGCGTTGGACTGACGGATCGTGTAGAGGGGCCGTTTGAACTTTGCATCGAAAAGGTATGGGCTACGAATGATGTGTCAGAGGCAGACGCAGGAGCACCAACCGTTGAGGCCCCAGCAAAGGGGACGCCGGCAGAGGGTGGGTTAAGGAACAGAAAGGGTGAAAAAGTACGATGGTAG
- a CDS encoding Anaphase-promoting complex subunit 5 translates to MARFLNPAKIGLLVLVELYVEGAVPSDAILPVLSFVHDHLTDFAPRSVSADQAERWGKAERTVSLIISIKDFEKLLGSYPFLMGMPGRRLWDQFLGKLWDINCLDAMHDFFDHLSRLLAKTKEERQRLAEVGHPVEDEGGVKLTPNSPFGTFVRRSRLEYHRLRFHDCTELWKNFVRYRQPTAQYMKRKLPGFGRMSFDNVLLMGEQEDWDHQSVMDLASVAYGDMLTGDQSSTVPVSADDIGSLLEFQIEQVQKYGNRIPLEIRHQFHDLLKDSCIKPSLTHYLNFLDAWRGGDYPTAFDLLHRYFDYTMSNRDRSYYQYALMNLAVLQADFGCHREALTAMLETVSTARENRDMSCLNFALNWLFHFGRAHPDLVRDLVSHSMLGTGKDNLAFLRVKSKETGMWTLWSAVLLSEAKLGLINGDSVAAAMESMVRSSHIVMVRNMKNMFGSHLALSAALWDRLGVSSMSSVACEVFLRCHARHSIFDDELKLSCRLAMMLAGQGRYDEALEKLEVLEENSLRSWKPSQYWHKYRGIIKLKRDLHHNNLEGADQLISQIVQSRDDDLEPDMAFIVDSLHVDYLIRRGDFQAAFAKIDRIMSQIQEERRDVVLKVKLLLLKASLLDKCGRTQRGFTAAMRAASISWEARNIPGLWEAIGAVSNILVSLSEFEAASQLLVAVIPRSLECDTASLSGQLYSYLADAKMGLAGKCEPKSAKRMEYMTKALQAVQKSFDQYSQIEDMAMQCQMTAKKAMIMKLSGDMALAADYAAEYVALQKKAAALSLGA, encoded by the exons ATGGCTCGATTCCTCAACCCGGCCAAGATTGGCCTGCTCGTCCTCGTGGAGCTCTACGTCGAAGGAGCTGTGCCAAGTGATGCCATCCTCCCAGTCCTCTCCTTTGTCCACGACCACCTCACAGATTTTGCTCCGAGGAGTGTCTCTGCGGACCAGGCCGAAAGATGGGGCAAGGCAGAGCGGACGgtcagcctcatcatcagcatcaaagaCTTTGAGAAGCTACTCGGCAGCTACCCCTTTTTGATGGGCATGCCTGGGCGGAGATTATGGGACCAGTTTCTAGGAAAGCTCTGGGACATCAACTGCCTTGATGCAATGCACGACTTCTTCGACCATCTCTCTCGTCTGCTGGCCAAGACGAAGGAGGAGCGACAGAGGCTTGCCGAAGTGGGCCATCccgttgaagatgagggaggAGTCAAGCTCACACCCAACTCGCCCTTTGGGACATTTGTTCGTCGATCACGGCTGGAGTACCATCGCCTTCGATTCCACGACTGCACCGAGCTTTGGAAGAACTTTGTACGATATCGACAACCCACTGCCCAGTACATGAAGCGCAAGCTCCCGGGCTTTGGGCGGATGAGCTTCGACAATGTTTTGTTGATGGGCGAGCAAGAGGACTGGGATCATCAGAGCGTCATGGATCTGGCTTCGGTGGCGTACGGTGACATGCTCACCGGGGATCAGAGTAGTACGGTCCCTGTGAGTGCCGACGACATCGGGAGCCTCCTCGAGTTCCAGATTGAACAAGTACAGA AGTATGGGAACCGAATACCACTTGAGATTCGCCATCAGTTTCACGACTTGCTCAAGGACAGTTGCATCAAGCCCAGTCTTACACACTACCTCAA TTTCCTTGACgcctggagaggaggagactaTCCTACCGCGTTCGACCTGCTTCATCGATATTTCGACTACACCATGTCCAACAGAGACCGCTCCTACTACCAATACGCTCTCATGAATCTTGCTGTTCTCCAGGCCGACTTTGGTTGCCACCGAGAAGCCCTGACAGCCATGCTTGAAACCGTGTCGACAGCACGAGAGAACCGGGACATGTCTTGCCTCAACTTTGCTCTCAACTGGCTGTTCCACTTTGGGCGTGCCCACCCCGATCTTGTTCGTGACCTCGTGTCTCATAGCATGCTAGGCACAGGCAAGGACAACCTGGCATTCCTCCGAGTCAAGTCGAAAGAAACGGGCATGTGGACACTATGGAGCGCTGTGCTCCTCAGCGAGGCTAAACTTGGGCTCATCAACGGAGACAGCGTAGCTGCGGCAATGGAGTCAATGGTGCGAAGTTCTCACATTGTCATGGTGAGAAACATGAAGAACATGTTTGGCTCCCACCTCGCTCTCTCGGCGGCCCTGTGGGATCGTCTCGGTGTCTCGAGTATGTCGTCGGTGGCATGTGAGGTCTTCCTGAGATGCCATGCACGACACTCgatctttgacgacgagCTCAAACTCAGCTGTCGACTTGCAATGATGCTCGCGGGCCAGGGAAGATACGACGAAGCTTTGGAGAAACTGGAAGTGTTGGAAGAGAACTCGTTGAGATCATGGAAGCCGAGTCAATACTGGCACAAGTATCGAGGgatcatcaagctcaagcgAGATCTACATCACAACAACTTGGAAGGGGCTGACCAACTGATATCGCAAATCGTTCAGTCCAGGGATGACGACCTGGAGCCTGACATGGCCTTTATCGTTGACAGCCTCCATGTCGACTACCTGATCCGGCGAGGAGACTTTCAAGCAGCATTTGCCAAGATCGATCGCATAATGTCGCAGATTCAGGAAGAGCGACGAGATGTGgtcctcaaggtcaagcttcTATTGTTGAAGGCCTCGCTTCTGGATAAGTGTGGCCGAACGCAGAGGGGCTTCACTGCTGCGATGCGAGCTGCAAGCATCTCTTGGGAAGCCCGCAATATTCCAGGTCTTTGGGAAGCCATCGGCGCTGTGTCAAACATTCTCGTTTCACTCAGCGAGTTTGAAGCAGCTTCACAATTGCTGGTGGCCGTGATACCTCGCTCTCTCGAATGCGATACGGCGAGCTTGTCTGGCCAGCTCTACAGCTACCTAGCTGACGCGAAAATGGGACTTGCAGGGAAGTGCGAGCCAAAGTCAGCCAAGCGGATGGAATACATGACCAAAGCCCTCCAGGCTGTACAGAAGTCCTTTGACCAATACTCGCAGATTGAGGACATGGCCATGCAATGCCAGATGACAGCGAAGAAGGCCATGATCATGAAGCTCTCCGGGGACATGGCCCTGGCGGCAGACTACGCGGCGGAGTATGTAGCACTacagaagaaggctgctgcGCTCAGTCTTGGAGCGTGA
- a CDS encoding Cytochrome c oxidase subunit, translated as MSAARQFTRTASRVSAQLRVPAQRRFASTAENEFIKERQHIKEHAKGTTELWKKISIFGVIPALALSGANAYWLWNEHWDHWNHMPPLEERTEYPYQNIRSKNYQWGDGDKTLFWNESVNYHNKDKVA; from the exons ATGTCTGCCGCCCGACAGTTCACCCGCACCGCCTCGCGCGTCTCCGCGCAGCTCCGCGTCCCTGCCCAGCGCCGCTTTGCCAGCACCGCCGAGAACGAGTTCATCAAGGAGCGCCAGCACATCAAGGAGCACGCCAAGGGCACCACTG AGCTCTGGAAGAAGATCTCCATCTT CGGCGTCATCCCCGCCCTCGCCCTGTCCGGTGCCAACGCCTACTGGCTCTGGAACGAGCACTGGGACCACTGGAACCACATGCCTCCTCTGGAGGAGCGCACCGAGTACCCCTACCAGAACATCCGCTCCAAGAACTACCAGTGGGGTGATGGCGACAAG ACTCTCTT CTGGAACGAGAGCGTCAACTACcacaacaaggacaaggtcgcCTAA
- a CDS encoding Endo/exonuclease/phosphatase domain-containing protein produces the protein MAFRITTWNVNGIRNPFGYQPWREKRTFQAMFDILEADIVVMQETKIQRKDLHDEMVLVPGWDVFFSLPKHKKGYSGVAIYTRNSKCAPIRAEEGVTGVLTPPKSTTKFRDLPPDQQIGGYPRPGQLDGIIDEATLDSEGRCVILEFPGFVLFGVYSPANRDESRDDFRSGFFQALDVRIRNLVAEGKQVILTGDLNVVRSEMDSTNVAEMLRKEDISLEDWLNMPVRRIFNQLIFEGNVVGERDEGREEPVLWDLCRCFHPERAGMNTCWDTKRNTRPANNGSRIDYVLCSDGIKDWFTFSNIQEGLMGSDHCPVFATFAHKVTVEGKERALLEVLNPSGMFRDGERQRDWSSKDLLPLSAKLIPEFDRRQSIRDMFTKKTGPSLSRQDSVSTDTPTRPPNSNTPAASAELDQVTGSQTSIASSRPDTIETTSSSQTRSQPSTKRPAETTSTASVRSLKKSKTTISSNDAKSKPLAPGQRTLQGFFKPKAPASQPDKLERVATSSTPSPTKKPTGSSKTRTSLQGSSPSLFATTAGRTSENSKATTDGESSDKVFDPIEAKESWSKLLGKRVAPRCEHNEPCISLTTKKPGVNCGRSFYICPRPLGPSGEKEKGSEWRCGTFIWSSDWNGS, from the exons ATGGCATTTCGCATTACAACATGGAATG TCAACGGCATCAG GAATCCCTTTGGTTATCAACCTTGGAGAGAAAAGCGAACCTTCCAA GCCATGTTCGATATCTTGGAAGCAGACATCGTTGTCATGCAAGAGACCAAGATCCAGCGAAAGGATCTCCATGATGAGATGGTCCTCGTCCCTGGCTGGGacgtcttcttcagcttgcCCAAGCACAAGAAGG GATACTCGGGTGTCGCCATCTACACACGAAACTCCAAGTGTGCCCCCATCcgagctgaagaaggggtCACTGGTGTCCTTACACCTCCCAAGTCCACGACCAAGTTTCGCGATCTCCCTCCCGACCAGCAAATAGGTGGCTACCCTCGCCCAGGCCAGCTCGACGGCATCATAGACGAAGCCACTCTCGACTCCGAAGGCCGCTGTGTGATTCTCGAGTTCCCGGGGTTTGTGCTCTTTGGCGTGTACAGTCCTGCCAACCGTGACGAGTCTCGGGATGACTTTCGCTCAGGTTTCTTCCAAGCACTCGATGTGAGGATACGAAACCTCGTAGCAGAAGGCAAGCAAGTCATTCTGACGGGCGACTTGAACGTTGTTCGGTCCGAGATGGACTCAACCAACGTTGCTGAGATGTTGCGCAAAGAGGACATAAGCTTGGAAGACTGGCTGAACATGCCTGTTCGGCGGATCTTCAACCAGCTCATCTTCGAGGGGAACGTGGTCGgtgagagagatgaaggCCGCGAGGAACCTGTTCTGTGGGATTTGTGCCGCTGCTTTCACCCTGAGCGAGCAGGCATGAACACCTGCTGGGACACAAAGCGAAACACACGGCCTGCCAACAACGGCAGCAGAATCGACTACGTCTTGTGCAGtgacggcatcaaggacTGGTTCACCTTTTCCAACATTCAGGAAGGCCTCATGGGGTCTGATCACTGTCCTGTGTTTGCGACGTTTGCTCACAAGGTGACTgtggagggcaaggagcgCGCACTGCTGGAGGTCCTAAACCCCTCTGGGATGTTTCGAGATGGCGAGCGTCAGCGTGACTGGAGCTCCAAGGATCTTCTCCCTTTGTCTGCAAAGCTTATCCCAGAGTTTGACCGACGGCAGAGCATCCGCGACATGTTCACAAAGAAGACGGGTCCAAGCCTCTCCCGACAAGACTCGGTCAGCACAGATACGCCCACAAGGCCTCCAAATAGCAACACACCTGCAGCGTCAGCGGAACTGGACCAGGTCACAGGCTCACAGACCAGCATCGCCTCGTCCAGGCCTGACACCATTGAGACCACCAGCTCCAGCCAGACCCGATCCCAACCGAGCACGAAGAGACCTGCGGAGACCACGAGTACGGCGTCAGTGCGATCcctcaagaagagcaagaccACAATAAGCTCCAACGACGCCAAGAGCAAGCCGCTGGCCCCGGGCCAAAGAACCCTGCAGGGTTTCTTCAAGCCAAAAGCACCAGCCTCCCAGCCCGACAAGCTAGAGCGAGTGGCAACGAGCTCTACGCCCTCTCCAACAAAGAAACCGACAGGGTCGTCAAAGACACGGACCAGCCTACAGggatcatcaccatcactgTTTGCTACCACAGCAGGAAGGACATCCGAGAACAGCAAAGCCACCACCGATGGCGAGTCGTCTGACAAGGTGTTTGACCCAATCGAGGCCAAAGAGTCTTGGTCAAAGCTGCTAGGCAAGAGAGTCGCACCCCGATGTGAACACAACGAGCCCTGCATCAGCCTAACCACCAAGAAGCCAGGCGTCAACTGCG GGCGATCGTTCTACATTTGCCCACGTCCTCTGGGCCCGTctggagagaaggagaaggggtCTGAGTGGCGGTGTGGTACATTCATCTGGAGCAGCGATTGGAACGGGTCATGA
- a CDS encoding HMG box domain-containing protein, translating to MAPDNISMEEMAKHPRCTVEGFLSPPYLDVPLSFVYQKDRSDVHIFLNDLSHPQYLCYVADNFSRRVEQPVMVFHDKARRKFRLCPMPPGVSSDTSTYGRFCFARDATGVDNVPVPSVLLTLDNGLTHSLSKNAWILYRKTKEPDIRRQRPEISHVQLCEAITQMWLSEAPEVRERWKLMAQRALVHYIEKRQEAANNEASSGSMGEEPSD from the exons ATGGCGCCCGACAACATCtccatggaggagatggcgaAGCACCCCCGATGTACTGTGGAAGGGTTTCTCAGCCCGCCCTATCTGGACGTCCCCCTCAGTTTCGTGTACCAGAAGGATCGGTCTGATGTTCACATCTTCCTGAACGACCTTTCGCACCCCCAATATCTGTGTTATGTCGCAGACAACTTCAG CCGCCGTGTTGAGCAGCCCGTCATGGTGTTTCATGACAAGGCTAGAAGAAAGTTCCGCCTCTGCCCCATGCCTCCGGGTGTGTCGTCCGATACCTCGACCTATGGAAGATTTTGTTTTGCCCGTG ACGCTACTGGAGTCGACAATGTTCCCGTCCCCTCTGTACTCCTGACGCTGGACAATGGATTGACCCATTCCCTTTCGAAGAATGCGTGGATCTTGTACAGAAAGACGAAGGAACCAGATATTCGCAGACAGCGCCCCGAAATCTCGCATGTGCAACTTT GCGAGGCCATTACTCAAATGTGGCTCAGTGAGGCTCCTGAAGTCAGAGAGCGTTGGAAGCTCATGGCCCAGAGAGCTCTCGTTCACTACATCGAGAAGAGGCAGGAAGCCGCGAACAACGAAGCTTCGAGCGGAAGCATGGGAGAGGAACCTTCGGATTAA
- a CDS encoding Alpha box domain-containing protein — protein sequence MDRNTLAQSLVGVPVQDLLAVLPNNTLRHVATQLHPNGAHEVASGSQDSSVVRAKRPLNAFMAFRTYYLKMFPDVQQKTVSGFLTTLWNKESQRNKWALIAKVYSFVRDHLGKGKVNLAAFLALCCPIMRMIDPADYLDTLGWVVQENPEGAMTITQVQDDEHSVESTSAPDAYPTSEIELLASLIESGYLPEHGPGLIQLMSQNNNGIMTLSVDKVDKKKEFIDALVKDPYQATEQILGAVYDHTYFQRMSIYSWETLDLGDFSHIPITIPYPPTNEPYPFHDDNRPGVPTSMPFDAHLTPAQRAYEKQLNEVAGAWDMDDSYVAGYIAEISFFTDPNGAVYGVYGGLQ from the exons ATGGATCGAAACACCCTCGCGCAGAGCCTCGTCGGGGTTCCCGTTCAAGACCTGCTGGCTGTCCTCCCTAACAACACCCTCCGTCATGTTGCAACCCAGCTCCACCCGAACGGCGCTCATGAAGTCGCCTCGGGCAGCCAGGATTCCTCTGTTGTCCGCGCCAAGCGCCCTCTGAATGCCTTCATGGCTTTCCGCA CCTACTATCTGAAGATGTTCCCCGACGTTCAGCAGAAGACTGTTTCCGGCTTTTTGACCACGCTCTGGAACAAAGAGTCTCAACGCAACAAATGGGCCCTCATTGCCAAGGTCTACTCCTTCGTCCGCGACCATCTGGGAAAGGGCAAGGTCAACCTGGCCGCCTTCCTCGCTCTTTGCTGCCCAATCATGCGCATGATTGACCCCGCCGACTACCTTGATACTCTGGGCTGGGTTGTTCAAGAGAATCCTGAGGGCGCGATGACCATCACCCAGGTCCAGGATGACGAGCATTCTGTTGAGTCTACCAGCGCCCCCGATGCCTATCCCACATCTGAGATCGAGCTCCTTGCCTCCCTCATCGAGTCTGGATATCTCCCTGAGCATGGACCTGGCCTCATTCAACTCATGAGTCAGAACAACAACGGTATCATGACCCTGAGTGTCGACAAGgttgacaagaagaaggagttcaTCGATGCACTCGTCAAGGACCCATACCAGGCGACGGAGCAGATTCTTGGTGCCGTCTACGACCATACCTACTTTCAGCGTATGTCGATCTACTCCTGGGAGACTCTCGACCTTGGGGATTTCAGTCACATCCCCATCACTATCCCATACCCCCCCACCAATGAACCCTACCCTTTCCATGACGATAACCGCCCTGGCGTTCCGACTTCGATGCCCTTCGACGCTCATCTTACCCCCGCCCAACGCGCCTACGAAAAGCAACTCAACGAAGTCGCTGGCGCCTGGGACATGGACGATTCTTACGTCGCTGGATACATTGCCGAGATCT CCTTCTTCACAGACCCTAACGGTGCAGTCTACGGCGTCTACGGTGGGCTCCAGTGA